A genomic region of Streptomyces sp. R33 contains the following coding sequences:
- a CDS encoding ubiquitin-like protein Pup gives MATKDTGGGQQKATRSTEEVEEAAVEESTDLKERQEKLSDDVDSVLDEIDDVLEENAEDFVRSFVQKGGQ, from the coding sequence ATGGCGACCAAGGACACCGGCGGCGGACAGCAGAAGGCGACGCGCTCGACCGAGGAGGTCGAGGAGGCGGCGGTCGAGGAATCGACCGACCTCAAGGAGCGCCAGGAGAAGCTCTCCGACGACGTCGACTCGGTACTTGACGAGATTGACGATGTCCTCGAGGAGAACGCCGAGGACTTCGTTCGAAGTTTCGTTCAGAAAGGTGGCCAGTAG
- a CDS encoding endonuclease VII domain-containing protein: MLGKSEAKCCVRCGEEKPRAAFAIKRSNMDGLQRECRDCMADYHRDRQIALGQKVRPRVEVPEGHKLCLRCGEVKPHAEWHRNATASDGLSTRCKLCRAAEGRAGHLKRSYGMTEAQRDEMVAAQGGLCCICLKRPAVHVDHCHQTGKVRGVLCFNCNTAIGKLGDDPDAARRVVSYLEGHAWKPTIVAQGVYRQPS, from the coding sequence GTGCTCGGAAAGTCGGAGGCGAAGTGTTGCGTGCGGTGCGGCGAGGAGAAGCCGCGCGCGGCCTTCGCGATCAAGAGGTCGAACATGGACGGCTTGCAACGTGAATGCCGCGATTGCATGGCTGACTACCACCGCGACCGTCAGATAGCTCTGGGGCAGAAGGTGCGGCCTCGGGTGGAGGTGCCGGAAGGGCACAAACTCTGCCTTCGTTGTGGCGAGGTCAAGCCGCATGCGGAGTGGCATCGAAATGCAACAGCTTCGGATGGTCTTTCGACGCGTTGCAAGCTGTGCCGCGCGGCCGAGGGGCGGGCAGGGCACCTCAAGCGTTCTTACGGCATGACTGAGGCGCAGCGCGACGAGATGGTCGCAGCTCAAGGCGGCCTTTGTTGTATCTGTCTGAAGCGTCCGGCCGTGCATGTGGATCATTGCCACCAGACGGGTAAGGTCCGAGGCGTACTGTGCTTCAACTGCAACACGGCCATCGGCAAGTTGGGTGACGATCCCGACGCTGCTCGTCGGGTCGTCTCATACTTGGAGGGACACGCGTGGAAGCCAACAATCGTGGCACAGGGCGTCTACCGGCAGCCTTCCTGA
- the prcB gene encoding proteasome subunit beta, with translation MEANNRGTGRLPAAFLTPGSSSFMDFLGAHSPEMLPGNRKLPEGVVEAPHGTTIVATTFPGGVVLAGDRRATMGNMIAQRDIEKVFPADEYSAVGIAGTAGLAVEMVKLFQLELEHFEKVEGATLSLEGKANRLSTMIRSNLGMAMQGLAVVPLFAGWDEGKEKGRIFSYDVTGGRSEEHGFAATGSGSIFARGSMKKLYRPDLTEEQATTLVVQALYDAADDDSATGGPDLYRHIYPIVTVITDEGFRRLSDEESQEIARTVTNRRLEQPDGPRAALL, from the coding sequence GTGGAAGCCAACAATCGTGGCACAGGGCGTCTACCGGCAGCCTTCCTGACGCCGGGGTCGTCGTCCTTCATGGACTTCCTGGGCGCGCACTCGCCCGAGATGCTGCCGGGGAACCGGAAGCTGCCCGAGGGCGTTGTCGAGGCGCCGCACGGGACGACCATCGTGGCGACCACGTTCCCCGGCGGGGTCGTGCTCGCCGGTGACCGGCGGGCGACCATGGGGAACATGATCGCGCAGCGGGACATCGAGAAGGTGTTCCCGGCCGACGAGTACTCCGCGGTGGGCATCGCCGGTACGGCCGGCCTGGCCGTGGAGATGGTGAAGCTGTTCCAGCTGGAGCTGGAGCACTTCGAGAAGGTGGAGGGGGCGACCCTCTCCCTCGAGGGCAAGGCGAACCGGCTCTCCACCATGATCCGGAGCAATCTGGGCATGGCGATGCAGGGGCTGGCCGTCGTGCCGCTGTTCGCCGGCTGGGACGAGGGCAAGGAGAAGGGCCGGATCTTCTCCTACGACGTGACCGGCGGCCGCTCCGAGGAGCACGGCTTCGCCGCCACGGGTTCCGGCTCGATCTTCGCGCGCGGTTCCATGAAGAAGCTGTACCGCCCCGACCTGACGGAGGAGCAGGCCACCACCCTCGTCGTGCAGGCGCTGTACGACGCGGCCGACGACGACTCGGCGACCGGTGGGCCGGACCTGTACCGCCACATCTACCCGATCGTCACCGTCATCACGGACGAGGGATTCCGCAGGCTCAGCGACGAGGAGTCGCAGGAGATCGCCCGTACGGTCACCAACCGTCGTCTGGAGCAGCCCGACGGCCCGCGTGCCGCTCTGCTCTGA
- the prcA gene encoding proteasome subunit alpha, whose product MSTPFYVSPQQAMADRAEYARKGIARGRSLVVLQYADGIVFVGENPSRALHKFSEIYDRIGFAAAGKYNEYENLRIGGVRYADLRGYTYDRDDVTARGLANVYAQTLGTIFSSAGEKPYEVELVVAEVGATAAGDQIYRLPHDGSIVDEHGSVAVGGNAEQISTYLDQRHRDGMTLSEALKLAVQALSSQANSADKAIPAERLEVAVLDRTRAQQRKFKRIRGRQLSRLLEADVPAAVQADAVSNDEAPEDDSE is encoded by the coding sequence GTGTCGACTCCGTTCTACGTCTCACCCCAGCAGGCCATGGCCGACCGGGCGGAATACGCCCGGAAGGGCATCGCCCGCGGTCGCAGCCTTGTCGTGCTGCAGTACGCCGACGGCATCGTGTTCGTCGGCGAGAACCCGTCCCGCGCGCTGCACAAGTTCAGCGAGATCTACGACCGGATCGGCTTCGCGGCCGCCGGCAAGTACAACGAGTACGAGAACCTGCGGATCGGCGGTGTGCGTTACGCGGATCTGCGTGGATACACGTACGACCGTGACGATGTGACGGCCCGTGGGCTGGCCAACGTCTATGCCCAGACGCTGGGCACGATCTTCTCGAGTGCCGGGGAGAAGCCGTACGAGGTGGAGTTGGTCGTTGCCGAGGTCGGTGCGACGGCCGCGGGTGACCAGATCTACCGGCTGCCGCACGACGGTTCGATCGTGGACGAGCACGGTTCGGTCGCGGTCGGTGGCAATGCCGAGCAGATCAGCACGTACCTGGATCAGCGTCACCGGGACGGGATGACGTTGTCCGAGGCGCTGAAGCTGGCGGTGCAGGCGCTGTCGAGCCAGGCGAACAGTGCGGACAAGGCGATTCCGGCGGAGCGGCTGGAGGTTGCGGTGCTGGACCGGACGCGGGCTCAGCAGCGGAAGTTCAAGCGGATCCGGGGTCGTCAGCTGTCGCGGTTGCTGGAGGCTGATGTTCCGGCTGCGGTGCAGGCGGATGCCGTGTCGAACGACGAGGCTCCCGAGGACGATTCCGAGTAG
- a CDS encoding LacI family DNA-binding transcriptional regulator, translating into MTRPTSRDVATAAGVSQATVSLVLGDKWRGRVSERTAAHVRETATELGYRPNLAARNLRLGSTRTALLVVPALTNEFFARVYTGAARIAAQHGFGVVLYPSPDGTGPARDPFASARAALDGVIASSMAAHALDAIADAALPLVMLDSDPTAGRAAAHVNLAMADGMRQVTEHLLTLGHRRFLHLASAVDSWTFDIRADALATLLTPHAELRTVRAPLTVTDARTAMEAALAAPGSRPTAVVCDDDILAAGTCKAARRLGLRIPDDLSVTGIDDLALATAVEPELTTVHLPAERVGEQGMAALLAVLEGTPWTAPDIPVDLIVRASTGPAPA; encoded by the coding sequence GTGACGAGACCCACCAGCCGCGACGTCGCCACCGCCGCCGGGGTCTCCCAGGCCACCGTCTCCCTCGTCCTCGGCGACAAATGGCGCGGCCGCGTCTCCGAACGCACCGCCGCCCACGTCCGCGAAACCGCCACCGAACTCGGCTACCGCCCCAACCTCGCCGCCCGCAACCTCCGCCTCGGCAGCACCCGCACCGCCCTCCTCGTCGTACCCGCCCTCACCAACGAATTCTTCGCCCGCGTCTACACCGGCGCCGCCCGCATCGCCGCACAACACGGCTTCGGCGTCGTCCTCTACCCCTCCCCCGACGGCACCGGCCCCGCCCGCGACCCCTTCGCCTCCGCCCGCGCCGCCCTCGACGGCGTCATCGCCTCCTCCATGGCCGCCCACGCCCTCGACGCCATCGCCGACGCCGCCCTCCCCCTCGTCATGCTCGACAGCGACCCCACCGCCGGCCGCGCCGCCGCCCACGTCAACCTCGCCATGGCCGACGGCATGCGCCAAGTCACCGAACACCTCCTCACCCTCGGCCACCGCCGCTTCCTCCACCTCGCCTCCGCCGTCGACTCCTGGACCTTCGACATCCGCGCCGACGCCCTGGCCACCCTGCTCACACCCCACGCCGAGCTGCGCACCGTACGAGCCCCCCTCACCGTCACCGACGCCCGCACCGCCATGGAAGCCGCCCTGGCCGCCCCCGGGAGCCGGCCCACCGCCGTCGTCTGCGACGACGACATCCTCGCCGCCGGCACCTGCAAAGCCGCCCGCCGCCTCGGCCTGCGCATCCCCGACGACCTCTCCGTCACCGGCATCGACGACCTCGCCCTCGCCACCGCCGTCGAACCCGAACTCACCACCGTCCACCTCCCCGCCGAACGCGTCGGCGAACAGGGCATGGCCGCCCTCCTCGCCGTCCTCGAAGGCACCCCCTGGACCGCCCCCGACATCCCCGTCGACCTCATCGTCCGCGCCTCCACCGGCCCCGCCCCCGCCTGA